GGCGAGGCCGCCGCTGACCGCGAAGACCAGGGTGGCCGGGTGCCGCCACGCGGCGGCCAGCCACTGCTCGTCCAGGCGGTGCCGGGCCGCCCGGTCCGCGGGGTGCGCGAGCGGCAGGGGCGGTGCGGTGGTGCCGGTCCGGGTCATGGCTGTGCCGCTTCCGTCGTCCGTGCGGTGGGTTCCCCCGGGCCCGCGGGCGGGCCCGGGGGAGTGGGTCAGGCGGCGGCCACGCGCTCCGCGGCGGCGTCCAGGCGGGCCAGCACGCGCTCGCGGCCGAGCAGCTCCATCGACTCGAACAGCGGCAGGCCGACGGTGCGGCCGGTGACGGCCACTCGGATCGGGGCCTGGGCCTTGCCGAGCTTCAGGCCGTGCTCCGAGCCGACCTTCTCCAGAACGGACTTGAGGTCCTCGGCCGCCCAGGGCGCCGAGGCGAGCGCCGTCCGGACGTCCCGCAGCAGCTCCTCGGCGCCCGCCTTCATCGCCTTGGCCCACGAGGCCTCGTCGGCGACCGGCTCGTCGAGGAAGAGGAAGTCCACCTGCGCGGTGATCTCCGAGAGCACGGCGATCCGCGTCTGCGCGAGCGGCGCGACCCGGGCGAAGACGGCGGAGTCGAAGGCCTCCGGCCGCCACGGCGCGTGCGGGGCGGCCAGCCACGGCGCGCAGGCCTCGGTGAACCGCTCCGGGCTCAGCGCCCGGATGTAGTCGCCGTTGAACGCCGTCAGCTTCTTGATGTCGAAGAACGCCGAGGAGCTGTTGACGTTCTCCACGCGGAACAGCTGCTGCAGCTCCTCGAACGGCAGGATCTCCCGGTCGTCGCCCGGCGCCCAGCCCAGCAGCATCAGGTAGTTGACCATCGCCTCGGGCAGGAAGCCCTCGGCCAGGTAGTCCTCCAGCGCCACCTTGTCGCGGCGCTTGGAGAGCTTCTGCCGCTTCTCGTTCACGATCACCGGCAGGTGCGCCCAGACCGGCGGCTGCGCGCCGAGCGCCTCCCACAGCAGCTGCTGCTTGGGCGTGTTGGAGAGGTGCTCCTCGCCGCGGACCACCTGGGTGACGCCCTCGTCCAGGTCGTCGACCACGTTGGCGAGCAGGAAGACCGGGGTGCCGTCGCCGCGGGCGATGACGAAGTCCTCGATCGCGCTGTTCGGGAAGGCCGGCTCGCCGCGGATCAGGTCCACGACCACGGTCTCGCCCTCGTCCGGGGTGCGGAAGCGCATCGCCCGGCCCGGCTCCCAGCCGAGGCCGCGCTCGCGGCAGAAGCCGTCGTAGCCCAACTGCTGCGAGCCGGTGCGCTCCTGGACCTGCTCGCGGGTGCAGTCGCAGTAGTAGGCCCGGCCGGCCCCGTGCAGCTGACCGGCGGCCTCGCGGTGCCGGTCGGCGTTGTGCGACTGGAAGTAGGGGCCCTCGAAGGCTGGGTCGGACTCGTTGATGCCGATCGCGGAGAGGGCGTTGACGATCCCGTCGATCCACTCGGGCTTGTTGCGTACCGCATCGGTGTCTTCGATGCGCAGGACGAAGGTGCCGCCGGACTGTCGCGCCACAGCCCAGTTGTAGAGGGCGGAACGAGCGCCGCCGACGTGGAACATGCCGGTCGGGGACGGTGCGAAACGGACGCGAACAGCGGGAGCAGACATGCCGCACAGCCTACCGAGCCCGGGCCCGTCCCCGCGCCGTGCGGACGCCGCGCCCGCGCCGCGCCGCGGGGCCGGGCACCCCCGCCGCCGCGGTCATCGCAGCAGCGGGACGACCCGGTCCGCGAACAGCTCCACCGTCCGCCAGTCCACCGGCGGGCGCGCCCCCAGGACGAAGTCCCGCACCCCCATGTCCAGGTAGGGCCGCAGCCGCTCCGCGCACTGCTCGGGGGTGCCGAAGACGAGGTACTCCGGCCAGACCGGGGAGTCCGGCGGCAGGATCCGCGCCAGCGCCTCGCGGCGGGCCGGCAGCTCCCGCTCGTCCTCGACGAGCAGGGCGCGGAAGGTCACGGACTTCCGGACGTCCCGCGGGTCGCGGCCGACGTCCGCGCAGTGCCGGGCGAGGACGTCCAGCTTGTGCCGGTACACCTCGGGGGTGGCGGCGAGCGTGTTCCAGATGTCCGCGTGCTCGGCGACGATGCGCAGCATCCGCCGCTCGCCCTCGCCGCCGATCACCAGCGGCAGCCGGCTCTGCAGCGGCTTCGGCTCGACGTGGGCGCCGGTCAGCCGGAAGTGCTTGCCGGTGAAGTCGGTGCCCTTCTCGGTCCACAGCCGCCGCATGATCTCGCAGGACTCGGTGAGCATGTCCAGGCGCTCCCCGGCGGACGGGAAGGGGATGCCGTACTGCTCGTAGCCGAGGTCGGCGCCGGCCGCGCCGACGCCGAACTCCAGTCGGCCGCCGGAGACGTGGTCCAGGGTGGCGGCGATGTTCGCGGCCATCGCGGGGTGGCGCCAGGTGACCGCGGAGACCAGCAGCGCGCACCGGATCCGGCTGGTCCGGGCGGCCAGCGCCGCCAGCACGGTGGTGCCCTCGAAGCAGGGGCCGTCCGGTCCGCCGATGGGCGGCCGCAGGTGGTCGAAGAGCGACACCCAGTCGTAGCCGAGCTCCTCCGCCCGCTGCCACAGCTCCAGCATGTCGTCGAAGGACGAGTACTGCTGGCCCGAGTGGACC
This genomic window from Streptomyces sp. TLI_235 contains:
- a CDS encoding glutamyl-tRNA synthetase (manually curated) is translated as MSAPAVRVRFAPSPTGMFHVGGARSALYNWAVARQSGGTFVLRIEDTDAVRNKPEWIDGIVNALSAIGINESDPAFEGPYFQSHNADRHREAAGQLHGAGRAYYCDCTREQVQERTGSQQLGYDGFCRERGLGWEPGRAMRFRTPDEGETVVVDLIRGEPAFPNSAIEDFVIARGDGTPVFLLANVVDDLDEGVTQVVRGEEHLSNTPKQQLLWEALGAQPPVWAHLPVIVNEKRQKLSKRRDKVALEDYLAEGFLPEAMVNYLMLLGWAPGDDREILPFEELQQLFRVENVNSSSAFFDIKKLTAFNGDYIRALSPERFTEACAPWLAAPHAPWRPEAFDSAVFARVAPLAQTRIAVLSEITAQVDFLFLDEPVADEASWAKAMKAGAEELLRDVRTALASAPWAAEDLKSVLEKVGSEHGLKLGKAQAPIRVAVTGRTVGLPLFESMELLGRERVLARLDAAAERVAAA
- a CDS encoding F420-dependent oxidoreductase-like protein; this encodes MQIHGDTVRFGVHSGQQYSSFDDMLELWQRAEELGYDWVSLFDHLRPPIGGPDGPCFEGTTVLAALAARTSRIRCALLVSAVTWRHPAMAANIAATLDHVSGGRLEFGVGAAGADLGYEQYGIPFPSAGERLDMLTESCEIMRRLWTEKGTDFTGKHFRLTGAHVEPKPLQSRLPLVIGGEGERRMLRIVAEHADIWNTLAATPEVYRHKLDVLARHCADVGRDPRDVRKSVTFRALLVEDERELPARREALARILPPDSPVWPEYLVFGTPEQCAERLRPYLDMGVRDFVLGARPPVDWRTVELFADRVVPLLR